One region of Thermoanaerobaculia bacterium genomic DNA includes:
- a CDS encoding bifunctional riboflavin kinase/FAD synthetase — MIHLDSLHDPAPLREGILTIGNYDGFHLGHRAILSRVLEEARLMNCPGIMMTFEPHPSRVLIPSKAPPLINTPQQKVEFAKDIGLQGLITLPFNRTLSIMEPEAFVSEILVHALAIRGLIVGQNFRFGHRKRGDLSLLASMGKSCGFFFEAIPPVVMENVPISSSRIRAALQEGRVEAAGKMLDRPFSMTGTVVRGVRRGRTMGIPTVNLEPENELWPGDGVYLSAVRVRGNGKFLPSVSNIGIRPTFEGSARLIETHILDYFGDLYGEYVELRFFKYLRGEKRFSDAEALKAQIHEDIVKARSYFEDFV; from the coding sequence ATGATCCATCTGGATTCCCTCCATGATCCTGCCCCTCTTCGGGAAGGCATTTTGACTATCGGAAACTACGACGGATTTCATCTGGGTCACAGAGCGATTCTTTCCAGAGTCCTGGAGGAAGCCAGGCTCATGAATTGCCCGGGAATCATGATGACCTTTGAGCCTCATCCGTCCCGTGTGCTCATTCCTTCCAAGGCCCCTCCTCTTATCAACACTCCGCAGCAAAAAGTAGAATTCGCAAAGGATATCGGGTTGCAGGGCTTGATCACCTTGCCCTTCAACCGGACTCTTTCCATTATGGAACCTGAAGCATTTGTTTCCGAAATCCTTGTGCACGCACTTGCAATTCGGGGTTTGATCGTTGGCCAGAATTTCCGTTTCGGCCACAGGAAACGGGGTGACCTTTCCCTGCTTGCATCCATGGGGAAATCCTGTGGGTTCTTCTTTGAAGCCATTCCCCCCGTCGTCATGGAGAATGTCCCGATATCCTCCTCACGAATCCGTGCGGCTCTTCAGGAGGGGCGCGTGGAAGCAGCCGGGAAAATGCTGGATCGACCCTTTTCCATGACGGGAACGGTCGTGAGAGGTGTCCGCCGGGGCAGGACTATGGGGATCCCCACGGTCAACCTTGAACCAGAAAACGAGCTCTGGCCCGGTGATGGGGTCTATCTGTCTGCGGTCAGGGTGAGAGGGAATGGGAAATTTCTTCCTTCCGTGTCCAATATTGGAATCCGTCCAACCTTTGAGGGTAGCGCGAGATTGATCGAGACACATATTCTCGACTATTTTGGCGATCTCTACGGGGAATATGTAGAATTGAGGTTTTTCAAATATCTTCGAGGTGAAAAGAGATTTTCAGATGCAGAAGCTCTCAAGGCCCAGATTCACGAGGATATCGTTAAGGCCCGGTCCTATTTCGAGGATTTCGTGTAA
- the rimO gene encoding 30S ribosomal protein S12 methylthiotransferase RimO, translating to MNASIIHLGCPKNQTLSERLAGMMVSAGVSLSVPEDADIVIVNTCGFINPARQESIDRILESAQLKRSGKLQKLIVTGCMGAEFGSELKAEIPEIDEVFPLDRVKDIVPYLDLKNDPYSVRRCLTTLSHAYLNVAEGCDHQCSFCLIPRLTGPFRSRGLTEILDEAKNLEQAGVSELILVAQDTTAYGKDLGKGRTLLHLLESLLHSCSFRWIRIMYAYPETLDINVVKLMAREPRLVPYLDIPLQHADTSILRRMNRGGSAVHFLKMLERIRTILPDIVLRTTFIVGFPGESDREFETLRLFLEQARFHHAGFFAYDDDAALSSSQLENKVKRSVARRRIRDLAAIQSEISRAYNQDLVDKTLDVLVDEVTTKKVVARHKGQAPDIDGEVTLPAGGELVPGDFVSVKIMSAGPYHLRARPV from the coding sequence ATGAACGCAAGCATAATTCACCTCGGTTGTCCCAAAAACCAGACACTCAGTGAGCGTCTGGCCGGAATGATGGTTTCGGCCGGGGTGAGCCTTTCCGTCCCCGAGGACGCAGATATCGTCATCGTCAACACCTGCGGTTTCATCAATCCAGCCAGGCAGGAATCCATTGACAGGATTCTGGAATCGGCTCAATTGAAACGCTCGGGGAAACTGCAAAAGTTGATCGTGACTGGATGCATGGGGGCTGAATTTGGGAGTGAATTGAAAGCAGAAATTCCGGAAATAGATGAAGTATTTCCGCTGGACCGGGTCAAAGATATCGTTCCCTATCTGGATTTGAAGAACGATCCTTATAGTGTTCGCCGATGTCTTACAACCCTTTCCCATGCCTATCTCAACGTTGCTGAGGGGTGTGACCATCAGTGTTCTTTCTGCCTGATCCCACGGCTTACCGGACCCTTTCGATCGCGAGGTCTGACGGAAATCCTCGATGAGGCAAAAAACCTGGAACAGGCAGGCGTGAGTGAATTGATCCTGGTCGCTCAGGATACAACCGCATACGGAAAAGACCTGGGAAAGGGACGAACACTTCTCCATTTGCTGGAGAGTCTCCTCCATTCATGCAGTTTCCGCTGGATCCGTATCATGTATGCGTACCCGGAAACGCTTGACATCAATGTGGTCAAGCTGATGGCAAGAGAACCAAGGCTCGTTCCCTACCTGGATATACCCCTGCAACATGCGGATACCTCAATCCTGCGCAGGATGAACAGGGGAGGATCTGCCGTTCACTTTCTGAAGATGCTTGAACGGATTCGAACCATTCTTCCGGACATCGTTCTTCGAACGACCTTCATCGTCGGGTTTCCGGGAGAAAGTGACAGGGAGTTTGAAACTCTCCGGTTATTTCTGGAACAAGCCCGATTTCATCATGCGGGATTTTTTGCGTACGATGATGACGCCGCCCTGTCTTCGTCTCAGCTGGAAAACAAAGTGAAACGCTCGGTGGCAAGAAGGCGGATTCGAGATTTGGCTGCGATCCAGTCTGAAATCTCCCGAGCGTACAATCAGGATCTTGTTGACAAGACATTGGATGTCCTCGTAGATGAGGTGACGACGAAAAAAGTCGTTGCCCGACATAAAGGACAGGCACCGGATATCGATGGTGAGGTTACATTGCCGGCCGGCGGTGAGCTTGTCCCGGGAGATTTCGTCTCTGTCAAAATTATGTCTGCCGGTCCTTACCACCTGAGGGCGCGCCCGGTATGA
- a CDS encoding CARDB domain-containing protein: MKFLYGLLLCFFSTMSVAGEWVLPVAARIQGNFETNWMTDLYILTDGQPHDVTLVFMPSSANGLAVRDVQTITVNHRVEIVSNVLETVFSETNSFGWLIVESESENLRFSSRTYNVVDKGSYGQLVPAMKMASFLGGQALLLPGARQNDQFRTNLGLVNLGSNIGTAMIKGYNQQGLEVFSFSHSMLPLEHRQFDSVFAEYHSLNLDAGYITITTSVGNPVTAYISVVDKESGDAIFIPGAPLGSNSENFLLPVATHAPGGYQTFWQTDIWALNPGAQSAVLNLSMGDKTVQKTVESQNLIPIRDVVFKEFGESEMTDSIWCSVSPASPLQMISRTYTSEGLKTYGQQVPFLDLDRQEPTGNSSVLFPVIKNGVFRTNFGVVNFGDQTLSLTMTLEEGSGELRSSEILTVEPGQLFRITDLPGYFGLTGILAGALKLESDGAPYTAFISIVDNGTGDAIFIPVQEPIQETTGELADFAFTKPEGWEDRVILAYRDKSVLNTMLVSGQPTYLSFGVINNGLLAAAVDVNVLIDGNVVSSLSSGAALNPGEIYLFRDANLDISNGLHQLSLVLDPNGTVPENNESNNIYTSSETWVPSVAKVDMGHVTPPGWVAPLIVNYALDDHNLATLTGNTVAYVHWVIKNYLNQEVTIPFEVQLFLNGTMIGEWVSDETLGGGGLWMMDNVPLSLEGGTQVFSVNIDPYKRLWESHTSDNLFTNNVFVGASFFKHTNLIPYIPEGWDYPIIPSSQKNTHKVGGFLPKNSPTYIDIAIKNDGTKEITTPFDVALSVDNVIVQTWTVTDLNDGEIFSVDDFSYTFTPGQHELGLRADINGTVDELNEGDNYWSMSFTW; encoded by the coding sequence ATGAAATTCTTGTACGGTTTACTTCTATGCTTTTTCTCCACGATGAGCGTGGCCGGAGAGTGGGTACTTCCGGTTGCCGCAAGGATTCAGGGTAACTTTGAAACAAACTGGATGACAGATCTCTATATTCTGACCGATGGTCAGCCCCATGACGTCACCCTGGTATTTATGCCATCGAGTGCCAATGGCCTCGCGGTCCGTGACGTCCAGACAATCACCGTGAACCACAGAGTTGAGATCGTATCCAACGTTCTTGAAACTGTCTTCTCTGAAACGAATTCATTTGGGTGGCTCATTGTTGAATCAGAAAGCGAGAATCTCAGGTTTTCTTCCCGGACCTATAATGTCGTGGATAAGGGCAGCTATGGCCAGCTTGTTCCCGCGATGAAAATGGCGTCCTTTCTCGGCGGACAGGCCCTTCTGCTGCCTGGAGCAAGGCAAAACGATCAATTTCGAACCAACCTCGGTCTTGTTAACCTCGGGTCGAATATTGGCACGGCCATGATAAAGGGATACAACCAGCAGGGTCTGGAAGTCTTCAGTTTTTCGCATTCGATGCTTCCTCTGGAACATCGGCAGTTCGATTCTGTTTTTGCTGAATACCATTCGTTAAATCTGGACGCAGGATACATCACGATCACGACAAGTGTGGGAAACCCCGTGACCGCATACATCTCCGTCGTGGATAAGGAAAGTGGGGATGCGATCTTCATTCCGGGAGCGCCCCTCGGTTCCAATTCGGAAAACTTCCTCCTGCCCGTAGCCACACATGCCCCTGGAGGCTACCAGACCTTCTGGCAGACCGATATCTGGGCCCTGAATCCAGGAGCGCAGAGTGCGGTCCTGAACCTGTCGATGGGCGATAAAACGGTTCAGAAAACGGTGGAAAGCCAGAATCTGATTCCCATCCGGGATGTCGTGTTCAAAGAGTTTGGTGAATCAGAGATGACGGATTCAATCTGGTGTTCGGTCTCACCGGCATCACCTCTCCAGATGATTTCCAGAACCTACACGTCCGAAGGTTTGAAGACCTATGGCCAGCAGGTTCCGTTCCTGGATCTGGATCGCCAGGAACCGACAGGAAACAGCTCGGTCCTCTTCCCCGTCATCAAAAATGGAGTATTCCGGACCAACTTTGGGGTCGTCAATTTTGGGGATCAAACCCTTTCCCTGACCATGACGCTGGAAGAAGGTTCAGGAGAATTACGATCCAGCGAAATCCTCACGGTGGAACCAGGTCAGCTATTTCGAATCACCGATCTTCCCGGCTATTTTGGCCTGACGGGGATTCTTGCCGGCGCCCTGAAGCTGGAAAGTGATGGTGCCCCTTACACTGCCTTCATTTCCATTGTCGACAACGGGACCGGCGACGCCATCTTTATCCCGGTACAGGAACCGATTCAGGAGACGACCGGTGAACTCGCCGATTTTGCCTTTACGAAGCCTGAGGGATGGGAAGATCGAGTAATTCTGGCATACAGGGACAAGAGCGTTCTTAACACCATGCTGGTCAGTGGTCAGCCCACTTACCTTTCCTTTGGGGTGATCAACAATGGTCTTCTGGCCGCCGCTGTTGATGTGAATGTTCTGATTGATGGAAACGTGGTTTCTTCTCTCTCATCCGGCGCAGCCCTGAATCCTGGAGAAATTTATCTTTTCAGGGATGCAAACCTGGACATCTCCAATGGTCTGCACCAGCTTTCGCTGGTTCTGGATCCAAATGGAACTGTTCCTGAAAATAATGAATCCAACAATATATATACTTCTTCGGAGACATGGGTTCCTTCCGTTGCAAAAGTCGACATGGGTCATGTTACTCCACCAGGATGGGTCGCACCGTTGATTGTAAATTACGCTCTCGATGATCATAACCTCGCCACGCTTACAGGGAATACGGTTGCCTATGTCCACTGGGTAATTAAAAATTATCTCAATCAGGAAGTGACGATTCCCTTTGAAGTTCAGCTTTTCCTGAATGGAACCATGATCGGGGAGTGGGTATCGGATGAAACTCTTGGCGGGGGAGGTCTCTGGATGATGGACAATGTTCCTCTCTCATTGGAGGGCGGGACACAGGTTTTCTCTGTAAATATCGATCCCTACAAGCGCCTGTGGGAAAGTCACACTTCCGATAACCTGTTCACAAACAATGTGTTTGTGGGAGCTAGCTTCTTCAAGCACACCAATCTCATTCCCTATATCCCGGAAGGCTGGGATTATCCGATTATTCCTTCTTCACAGAAAAACACTCACAAGGTTGGAGGATTTCTCCCTAAGAATAGTCCTACGTACATCGACATCGCCATCAAGAATGATGGTACAAAAGAGATCACCACTCCTTTTGACGTCGCACTGTCTGTCGATAACGTCATCGTGCAGACCTGGACGGTGACCGATCTTAATGACGGAGAGATTTTTTCCGTGGATGACTTCTCCTATACCTTTACACCCGGACAGCACGAACTGGGATTACGTGCAGATATCAATGGAACGGTGGATGAGCTCAACGAGGGAGATAATTACTGGTCAATGAGTTTTACCTGGTAA